One stretch of Croceibacterium atlanticum DNA includes these proteins:
- a CDS encoding TetR/AcrR family transcriptional regulator has protein sequence MPDRTPNAAPHARTGRPTVTAGKRLGAHILEVASKNFLQHGYEGANMDEIATDAQVTKRTLYRRYGSKIGLFGAVIDHERTCFIEALVVQTEGTSVRERISVAAQNILDGFLTPKVIDFDRLKAEIERLVPDYSDNALQIVTSHWVDIIRETLLADPETAKYDNDEIEDIASLLLDTLVLAPRMRIRMLKVLDNTPAAKSAHIDQALDLLAAGIPSLRR, from the coding sequence ATGCCTGACCGCACTCCCAATGCTGCGCCCCATGCCCGTACCGGTCGACCAACAGTGACGGCCGGCAAGCGGCTTGGCGCTCATATTCTGGAGGTCGCCAGCAAGAATTTCCTTCAGCATGGGTACGAAGGCGCGAACATGGATGAAATCGCAACAGACGCTCAAGTTACGAAGCGGACACTATATCGGCGATACGGATCGAAGATCGGCCTATTCGGGGCTGTCATTGACCATGAACGGACCTGCTTTATCGAAGCGCTGGTTGTCCAGACGGAAGGAACCAGCGTTCGTGAGCGCATTTCGGTTGCTGCCCAAAACATCCTAGATGGATTTTTAACGCCGAAAGTGATCGACTTTGACAGGCTTAAGGCGGAAATTGAAAGACTTGTCCCCGATTATTCGGACAATGCACTGCAGATTGTAACAAGCCATTGGGTCGATATCATACGCGAGACGCTCTTGGCCGATCCGGAAACTGCAAAATACGATAACGATGAGATCGAAGACATTGCTTCGTTACTGCTGGACACGCTCGTGCTCGCGCCACGTATGCGTATTCGTATGCTTAAAGTTCTCGATAACACGCCTGCAGCCAAGTCAGCCCATATTGACCAAGCACTGGACTTGCTTGCGGCAGGGATACCCTCCCTGCGCCGGTAG